AGGGCCCGCGGAAGAACAACTCATCCATTTCGCCGGTTCTGACCACCGCTGGCTATGTTGCTCCTCCTCGAAGCATCCCCAATACTCCTCGTCGTCGCGCCTCGCCAGCGGCGCCCAGTCCTCACCGAAACACACGAGTTGTTCTTCCGCGGGCCCTTGGCACAGCGTTTTCTGCGCGTCGCCGGGTGACGCCGGCTTCGAACACAGGGGATCAGCGCTGCAGGCCGCCCGTCAGCGATCGCCAGGCCGCGGCTCGGCATCTTGGAAGCGGTAGCCCACCCCGCGCAGCGTTTCGATGTAGGCTGCCGCGTTGCCGATCTTGTGTCGGAGTCGCTTCACGTGCGTGTCGACCGTCCTGGTGGTCACTTCCGAGCTCATGTCCCATACGTCCTGCAGCAAGCGCTCGCGGGTCTGCACGCGTCCTTTGCGGCTCAGGAGCGTGGTCAGCAGCCGAAACTCCAACGCGGTCAACGCCACTTCCTTGCCGTCGACCCAGACCCGGTGGCTGTCGGAGTCGATGCGCAAGGCCCCGAAGCTTAGCTCCTTGCTCGTCTCGCCGTTCGCGTGTCCTCGCCTCAGAATGGCCC
This DNA window, taken from Pseudomonadota bacterium, encodes the following:
- a CDS encoding response regulator transcription factor, producing the protein MAALILIVEDESDIADLLEYNLRQDGYRTVIARTGEQALQRSTGDSRPDLIVLDLMLPDLAGTEVCRILRQREATRRVPIIMLTAKAEEIDRVVGFEVGADDYVTKPFSVRELLLRVRAILRRGHANGETSKELSFGALRIDSDSHRVWVDGKEVALTALEFRLLTTLLSRKGRVQTRERLLQDVWDMSSEVTTRTVDTHVKRLRHKIGNAAAYIETLRGVGYRFQDAEPRPGDR